From a single Athene noctua chromosome 2, bAthNoc1.hap1.1, whole genome shotgun sequence genomic region:
- the LOC141958208 gene encoding golgin subfamily A member 4-like, which yields MKRKSEDMQDIFKKKLAEQEAKLKKELENKQLEFSQKESEFNAKMLEMAHVCSAGISDAVSKLECNHKEQLESLADAHRRELEEITRSWEEKLHQQVEELQEKHEMELQEKEQEVGDLKEELATCSAEKEGSRAEITRLKGEQVTREESLKELQEQLRQSVSKIHVLEDQLKNYEKNVNVTSVATPYRDGNLHHADVSLSEEPAEFEYLRKAFFEYMMGRETKTMAKVITAVLKFPEDQTQKMLEHEDAQPLSWLQLF from the exons ATGAAACGGAAATCAGAAGATATGCAGgatattttcaaaaagaaacttGCGGAGCAGGAAGCTAAGCtaaaaaaagagcttgaaaacAAGCAATTGGAGTTCAGTCAGAAAGAGAGCGAATTCAATGCTAAAATGTTGGAAATGGCACATGTCTGCTCAGCTGGAATCAGTGATGCTGTGTCAAAACTAGAATGTAATCACAAAGAGCAGCTGGAGAGTCTTGCTGATGCTCACAGGAGGGAGTTGGAAGAAATTACCCGGAGTTGGGAAGAGAAACTCCATCAGCAGGTTGAAGAGCTCCAGGAAAAGCATGAAATGGAGCTGCAAGAGAAGGAGCAGGAAGTTGGAGACCTGAAAGAGGAACTTgccacctgcagtgctgagaaggagggcTCCAGAGCAGAAATAACCCGACTGAAGGGAGAGCAGGTGACAAGGGAGGAGTCCCTGAAGGAACTGCAAGAACAACTAAGGCAGTCAGTGTCGAAG ATTCATGTACTGGAAGACCAGTTGAAAAACTATGAGAAGAATGTGAACGTCACCTCCGTTGCAACACCATACAGAG ATGGAAACCTTCACCATGCCGACGTTTCCCTCTCTGAGGAGCCTGCCGAGTTTGAATACTTGAGGAAAGCGTTTTTTGAGTATATGATGGGTCGTGAGACAAAG acaaTGGCTAAGGTAATAACAGCAGTATTAAAGTTCCCAGAAGATCAGACTCAGAAGATGCTAGAACATGAAGATGCTCAACCATTG TCATGGCTACAACTATTCTGA